From the genome of Carettochelys insculpta isolate YL-2023 chromosome 23, ASM3395843v1, whole genome shotgun sequence:
AAATTAGGAGAGGACCCCAAGCTCTTCATCAAAGACCTGCAGTTTGAGAAGGTGCCAGTGCGGGTTTACCAGCCTCGAGCACCTTCTGCTGGCAGAAGGAGAGGGGTCGTCTACTTTCATGGAGGTGGCTGGGTATTTGGTAGCATTGGTAagttatttaacaaaaaaaacaaacagaattaaAGCTAAAAAGTCCCTGAtttttacaaacatcaaaggGAAGTTAGTCTGGGCCTGAGAGCTGAGAGCACATGAGtcttcaccagtgttccctgtaggatGAGTGTTTGggcactgcccaggagagattcaggtgtcacttcgctgattagcagagcacccaaagctgccattatgtgtttctattggtggtacacgtgtgcacatgccttggtgcacagaagaaaatatattttgcccatggatggaaacaatagAGGGAATTGTAGTCTTTACTGACAATTACACCACATAGTCTGGCAGGTGTTGGCTGTTCAGACTTCTGGGCCACTGGGAAAGCGATCAGATACTGTGATGAGCATAGGCCACGAAGGGGTGGTATTGCAAGGGCAAAGAAGAGTGAGAATTAGATGGGGGAAAGGTGAGAAGTGTAATTGTTCTTAAATGCAGCACAAGGTAATGGTGTAGAACTGGCACTCCTTTCAGCTCTAGGAAGGCACAAATGAAAACACTTGTTTTGCAGATACCTATGAAGCTGTTTGCCGCTACATTGCCAGAGAAAGTGAATCCGTGGTTGTGTCTGTTGAGTAAGTGAGCTCCATCCAGTCCATCCTGGAGCTAGTCGCTCTTTATTTTGATAACTGCTTTAGAGCTGTGCTGCTTCTAGGGTGACTTCCTTCTCAGAGGGCCGTGTTTCAAGAATCCAGGTGTCTCAACAAGATGCTCAGGTTGACTTGTACGATTTTGCGGCTTTTCACTGTGATTGTGGAGAGCTAGACGGAATAGACCCTGACTAACGGTATGCCTTTGCtgcagggaagatcaaccctaccAAGGCTGATCTTCcaaagtttgatttagtgcacctaatgGGGACACGCTAAATTGAACTTGGAGGGTGCCTCCACTGACCTCAGTACTCCTGCCtccccattaggagtaagggaagtcgacgggAGAGTTCTTCCTATCGATCTTCTGCAgtgtggacagtggcaaaaatcaattttagatacatcgactccagctacaccattgtcatagctggatttgcgtGTCTAAAATCGATTTTCCCTccgagtgtagacctggcctaacaaTTTTGTGCATGAGCACAGTTTGCTGTCTGCGGAGGAGGCGGGGGATTAACagatcattttaattaaaaaaacaaacaaaccccatctTGCACCCATAACTAACGGAGCTGTCAGACACCAAGTCACAGCTTCATCTAAATTCATCTTGAGCATTTTCGTTCATCATGAGAATTTTTCCtgattaagaaaataaaaacaagaaatgTTTGTGTTTCCACAGCACCACCACCAAAAATACAGTTTATAACAGCAACACTTATAAGTGCTAGCTGTTGTCAATATAGAGATTAACCAGACAGGATTTGCATGATCCTGACCTCTATAAACACATAGTTAAGAGGTTGTCATGAGACCAAAGATCTCACAATTTAAATAGATAACATGGACAAAACAAGTATTATTAATCCACATTGTATGAACAGGAAATAGGGGTTTCAAAAAGATATTAAATGACTAAGTCAAGGTCCCTCAgacagtctgtggcagagctcaaATGCAGCTTGCTTATTTTCATTCTAAAACCTTAACCAGAGGATACTGCTCAGTGTTTGGTTCTGCTGGTTACAATTTACCTGTGATCTGCAAATTTAGTACTGATTGTTTGGAGGGCGGGTACATGTGTATGAGGTAATATTGATATCCTGGCTGCATAATAACAGGAGGTCTGAAAGTGGAGGAGTTGGTAGCAAATAAACTTCCAACAAGTAACAATGAATTTTCCCCACTTTCATGCTCACTCTCCCTGATATATTAGGTATCGCCTAGCACCTGAGCACACGTACCCAGCACAATATGAGGACTGCCTCACGGCTACCACACACTTTCTGAAGACAGCAGAAGACTATGGAGTGGATCCTGCCTGTATTATTGTTAGTGGAGACAGTGCTGGAGGCaaccttgctgctgctgtttgccaAACACTAGTGAGTCGACCAGACCTCCCAAAGGTGCGTGCTCAAGTCTTGGTCTATCCCTGCCTCCAGGCAATAGACTTCAACTTGCCATCCTATCAGCAAAACTGCGGAGTCCCCATCTTGTTCAGGGAACGCACTGCTTTCTATGTTCTGCAGTACCTGAAGGGGGATGTATCATTTTTGGAAGATGTCCTGGAGGGGTCCCATATGCCTGTAGACGTAAAATTGAAATTTAGAAAGTGGCTAAATGCAGACAATATCGCTAAGGAATTCAAGGTCCGAGGGTACAAACCCAAGGTGCCCATGGAATGCTCAGATGAAGTTTATGAGGCAGTTAAACAGTTTTGTGAGCCAGCCTTTTCCCCGCTTTTAGCCGAAGACGCTGTTGTTCGCCAGCTCCCGGAGTCGTTCATCTTGACCTGTGAGTATGACGTGCTTAGGGATGATGGTCTGTTATACAAGAAGAGATTGGCAGACAATGGTGTTCCAGTGACCTGGTACCACATTGTGAACGGATTCCATGGAATCATAAGCCTGTTTGATTATGGCATGTTGTCATTTCCAGCTGGAAAAAAGGGACTGGACAATATTGTTAACTTTCTAAGAAGCTTATGAGAACAATCATCTCAAGTCCTGAGTCTTATATTTCCTTTGGTCTTCATATATGGCCCAAAGTCTTGGAAGAGATCTACAGGACCAGTAATTTATGTCACATGATGGGCTGCCTTGACATGGTTTCCATTGGTGATGAAGTTAACAGACTTGTGTGAAATCCACTGTTACTAGTTGGAATGTTGATTGCACACTTACCTATTTTTAATGATGTCTTTGTATCATGCTGTCAGCTAGCTTCTTAGAAATATCAGTAAAGATTAAAAAATGCTATTTTAAGTGATTTTCTGGTTAGACCTGGTCataaatgaatgcctgtaaagggttgaGCCCAGAGTGAGGGGGTTCTCTTTTGGCACACAGCTaggtgagccaatggggagagagagagggatgatTTTTGAACTGAAACCCTTTCAGGCTGAGTGTCTTTGTTCTGTGGCTGGAGTAGTGAGAGACCAATATGCTTAATGCTAACCAGGCCTAATGAATCCACTAAATATCCAGGGCACATTCTAAGCTGCGTGTATagatatgtaaatagaaaggaaatgtttaattagacacaatcaggttatttttatgttgggtttggtgtgggactttatAGGCTGGTTGATATATTTGCCCTGCACTCAGTAACTTCTAaacagaatcccagggaagtaattctctgtgctctaaccttgatgcttttttttcagttgctttgtAAAACCTAGCAACCAAATATACTTTATTTTTCCGGTTtgctaataaattactttttaagacAATGTTTTGgtccctgtgtcctagagaagtgtTTGTGACTAGATTCATGactagactgaaaggtcagctgtcaGGTTGCAGCTTAacttcttttctttgtttccaagctctttctgaagggagggttaagagcttggggttacctcacagagagacatcccaagtgtgtcttcatggttttttttccctccccttggtggtggcagctaccgcCCAGGCTCAGGGAATCAGTGACTTTGGGGAACTTTTTTGAGCAGCACCTAtagaggcaaagtatttttaaagtcttttgtgggcccccaccttctgcactcagaggctacgtctacacgtgcacgctacatcgaaataagctatttcgatgaatagcgtctacacgtcctccagggctggcaacgtcgacgttgaacgtcgacgttgggcagcaccacatcgaaataggcgctgcgagggaacgtctacacgccaaagtagcacacatcgaaataagggtgccaggaacagctgcagacagggtcacagggcagactcaacagcaagccgctcccttaaagggcccctcccagacacacttgcactaagcagcacaagatacacagagccgacaactagttgcagaccctgtgcatgcagcatggatccccagctgcagcagcagcagccagaagccctgggctaagggctgctgcacacggtgaccatagagccccacaggggctggagagagagcgtctctcaacccctcagctgatggccgccatggaggactccgctatttcgatgttgcgggacgtggatcgtctacacgttccctacttcgatgttgaacgtcgaagtagggcgctattcccatcccctcatggggttagcgacttcgatgtctcgccgtctaacgtcgaagttaacttcgaaatagtgcccaacacgtgtagccgtgacgggcgctatttcgacgttggcgccgctacttcaaagtagcgtgcacgtgtagacgcggctagagtgtcagagtgggagtCAGCCCTGACAGTCTCATTTGATTCAATTAAGGCCTGACCACTAATCTTTTCATGGAGAGATatgccaggtgtgtgtgtgaatttgtctgtgtattcacatgttTATCTAAATAAAGGCACACATCACCTCTATCACAACTTTATGAAATAAAGCCTGTCCACTGCAGTGATTTTGGAGCGCATCCAACTTACATCTTAGTGAAATCCTTTTAAAGTACTTGGTCTTTTGTGTTCTGCAAATTTAAGGGGTGATTATGGACCATGGAATATTTTTCATCTCAGTCCAGAATATTACTTATGTTGCATTCAACAACAATTAGCCACACATCTTAGGAGTCCATCTTTTAATTTTGTCCAGTGTGCTTCACTTGTAAAGAGAGTAAAACAGTCGTGTTGAAATGAAGTAAAGGGACAGCAGAGACACTTCTGCTCTTCCATTTAACAATATTCCATCAGTGTTGAATAAAATCCAGTGTTGCATCTGTTTAATCTCCATCTTCTGTTAGGGAACTACAATCTTGCTTTACAGTGAAATGTACTTGGTGATTTACTAGCACTGTTTTGTCTTTTACTTCTTTGAGGCAAAGAATTCCTCCGTATGGAAATATTCTATAGACTTATCAGAAATTACAATCTTTTTGGGAACCACCCTGTAGTATTTAGTTAATTACATTTCTGCTACTCAAATTTGACAAGATGGTTGAAAGAACTCTGTTGAAAGGCTAAATTTCACTTTAGGGTTCCAGCGTAATTTGTACAGAGCCCTGCTTCATTTCTGTAGTAATCCTATTGGCTAGATCCCTATTAAATTCTATCAGCATTCCTTAAAGCTAGTCCTGTCCAAATTTCAGCTCCACTAATTATGTTGCTCTCACTTTGTAAGCACCGTTGGACTACCTTTTCAAATGATCTTGTGGGGAGTGTGTAGATCTAGTGCTGCTCCCATGGAAATCAGAATCAAAATTCCATTGTTGTCAATGTGGCAGGAGCCTCTTTTTGTTAGCAGTAGGATCCACTGTTGCTTGGAGAGTGTTTGCATCCATGGACAGTCACCATGGAGACAGCAAACAATGGAGATTCCAAGACAGGCGAGTTCCACACATTAACAAGGCAGAGGGACACGTAGACCCCGTGCTGCCTAGTCTCTACTATATGAACACAGAACCTCATTCACCTCCCagcaggggaagggcagaggagccCTGGATTCTATGAGAGTGGTGTGGAAGAGGTGCTGCTGATACTAAAAAACATGCATACATCTCAGAGGGATGTGCAGGAATGGTACCTTCCCAGCTGGCAAATAAAACCAAAGTACTCCACGAAAGTGCTCATTGGAAACTGGTTGGAAGAGAGGAAGAGGGTAAGATTGGATAAAAGAAAAGGGAGAATGAGAATAGAGAGGGTCAGACCTGATGCTCTGGAGATACTCAACCTCCAAACTTTTGGGACATTTGGTTCCAGGCCCATCTCAAAAAAATGCTTCCATGCATTCTGGCCTGGAGGTGGTGCTCTTTCCTGGGAGCCAATAGTAAAACAGTGCCCAAGCATGAGGCCAAAGGTTGTGGTGTAAATGCAGAGAGTCTTACAGATAACACATAAAGTGACAACTTTGGATCATTAAAAATCCCCTGGTGTTTCTCCCAAGACCGGGGAAGTTCATTCCAGTTTTTTGGTTTATGTGTCTACCTCAGATTCCCCAGTGGTTTCAAGGTGGATTGGACATTCTCTTTATGTCTTGGACTGTCACTGGGTGTTGTGTAAAGACTGCCTGATTTCCATCCCAGACAGGAGCAGCTGTATTTCCGTAGTGGGTACAGACAATCCTGTACTAGCCCATACACTTGGTAACCTGCTTCTAAAATCTATCAAGCGCTTattcattattttaattattcATTTTTACTGAGTTTGGCTTTAGCAAAGCTCTGTTCCTCACAGTGAGACAGCCAACCCCTGCATCCTCTTTTCTTGGATAAGGAAAACAGCTTCTGTCATAATGGCATTTCAGAAGTGTTCTTCCTGAGGGACAAACTATGCCTTATTTTTTAATTAAGATAGCAAACATGTTAAAGTTTTACTGGGTGCCTAAAATCCTTTTATGTTAGGATACTAGCATCACTTATATTCTTCTCTGTCAGGCTCTCTCCACACATGGGCTGTACAAATTTTTTTTAGGTGGCACTT
Proteins encoded in this window:
- the LOC142000911 gene encoding arylacetamide deacetylase-like 4 isoform X1, which gives rise to MEFTYALLVLVLAVFAAAFILLVVGTIYFDLSNSEIPPGVEQPVKLRIIHSVLIGTAVLGKILEKLGLCSQVGFVRYMRRGKKLGEDPKLFIKDLQFEKVPVRVYQPRAPSAGRRRGVVYFHGGGWVFGSIDTYEAVCRYIARESESVVVSVEYRLAPEHTYPAQYEDCLTATTHFLKTAEDYGVDPACIIVSGDSAGGNLAAAVCQTLVSRPDLPKVRAQVLVYPCLQAIDFNLPSYQQNCGVPILFRERTAFYVLQYLKGDVSFLEDVLEGSHMPVDVKLKFRKWLNADNIAKEFKVRGYKPKVPMECSDEVYEAVKQFCEPAFSPLLAEDAVVRQLPESFILTCEYDVLRDDGLLYKKRLADNGVPVTWYHIVNGFHGIISLFDYGMLSFPAGKKGLDNIVNFLRSL
- the LOC142000911 gene encoding arylacetamide deacetylase-like 4 isoform X2, with translation MEFTYALLVLVLAVFAAAFILLVVGTIYFDLSNSEIPPGVEQPVKLRIIHSVLIGTAVLGKILEKLGLCSQVGFVRYMRRGKKLGEDPKLFIKDLQFEKVPVRVYQPRAPSAGRRRGVVYFHGGGWVFGSIDTYEAVCRYIARESESVVVSVEYRLAPEHTYPAQYEDCLTATTHFLKTAEDYGVDPACIIVSGDSAGGNLAAAVCQTLVSRPDLPKPKTLLFASSRSRSS